GTCAGCACGTTTTTGAATTTCTTTAGCTAATGAGAGTCGATCCAGTGAATGAAGATAATCGATTTGATTAATGATAGTTCTAACTTGACGCGTTTGAAGTCTACCGATGAAATGCCATTCAATCGTTTTTTCTAAGGAACTAAGTGCCGCTTGCTTTTCGAGTAATGCATCGCTGCGATTTTCTCCAAATGCGATAACACCTAGTTCAGCTAAGGCTTTTATGGTTGAAGCATCGACTGATTTTGTGACGGCTAACAATTTAGCCTTTGGATTAATTTGATCGATTGACTTCTTGATTTTGTTAAGGTTCTCGGATAATTGTGTCATTTATTTACCTCATTTTACATTTATTGTTTGAATGAACATACTTTATTCTATGTTTATTCAAATTTTGTTTAGTTTCTTTCGATATACTTATGATAATACAACTAAGGAGATGATTACAATGTTTGCTACCAATTATCAGAAATTCAATCGTGGGCGTTTAAAAAGATTTCTTGTCATTTTGTTGAGTTTACTATCGATAAGCATTATTTCATTAGACCCTTTTGCAACGGTTAATGCCCAAAATAGCAACTATCCTTATGCTGTTCCAAGTTTAAATGGGACGGTAACATTTGAATTTTGGGGTAATCAAGTCCCTTTATCTATCTCTTTAAGTGTCAGCGAGACGGATCCTACAGTTGGAACGTTAACCTATCAAGATCATAGCCAAGCTTTTTCACGTTATATTTATCAAGTTGATATAAATTCAGTTGAGACCACACCCATACAACTTACCAATTACTTAGGTGAAACACGGACCATTAACGCCAATACGCAACTGACCTTACAAGTGTCAACGAATCAAATTGCCATACCTACGAGTTATTTGTTTGTTAATAGCAATGGGGGCTTATCGCTAGCAACAACTGTACCATCGTATTTAACGCAGACGATATCGAGTGACCAATATTTTGAATTAACGCAAATGGATGGCCCCATAGTCACAGAAGATTTCGATACTAGTTATGCCGTGGCACAATCAGATTGGACAAATGACTTCTATTTTGATCATGTCAATATGCCAACCAAAATAAGTGTCTATTATAATGATCAAACCGAAAATCAAGGAACGGTGACCTTTGAATCGGGTCAGCAAACCGTCACCTATCAAGCTGTTTTTGAGACAATCCCACAAGTTAATTTTCGAATGGAATCAACATTGAGTGGAGTCGAACCCATCCGGTATATCAAAGCCAATACACGGATTCGATTGAGTCAACCATCTAATCAGAGCCTACCCGCAGAGTTGGGGGATGACTTGTATCTATTTTATAACAAAAAAGGTGGTATTTCTTTAGCGACAACGCGTTTCACTAGCAATGGATTAGGCACAGAATATGATTTGAAAGCTGAAGCAGTAGCCAAATAATATAAGTAAAAAGAAAGTTCAAAACTAGTTTTTAATACTAGCTTTGAACTTTTTTATTGTTTTAAACGATTGACATCAATAAATAAAATTATGTATAAAATATTTTCTGCAACCATAAATATAATTTTTCTAATAAACAAAACATGAGATAACTGACTAAAATTGAAGCAGGAACATAAATTATGTCGGGTGTATTAGGAAAAACGGGTTTTCGTACTAAGTAAAAATAATTTCCATCAATCAATGGATTTAAAAAGTATACAAACAGAACGTAGATACTCAACCAAAATATGGCCATATACTTATCCTTTTTCTGAAGTTTCATATCATAGGCAAACATGGCATAGTAAGGCAGTAATAAGGTGATGACATGATTAGTGATAAAGCTAATTCCTAGTGGATGCGTAATATGTTGAATTTCCGTTGGTAAAGCAAAGCTCATCCAAGCAAAGCCACTATAATAATAAATCAAAGGAAATAGGGTTCTATTTTTCGTAATAAGGAAGATTATTCCAAGGATTGTATTGATACGGCTGATATGAAGGGGCAATGAGTCACCTAATGTGAAATTCCCTGTAAAAAAGTAGGTACCATAAAGCAAAATTTGCTGTGCAATACTAACAACTAATATTGTAGGCGTCAACCAATGACGATATTGCTTAATCTTTCTATTTAAACGAAATAAAATAATTGCAAAAAAGACTAAAATTAGGATATAAATCCAATGCTCAATACTAAAAAGAGTAATATAGTCCTCCATTAAATACCACCTTTAAATTTTAATATAACCAAAAGCATTTTAACATAGTGAAAAGCAAAAAGACAAAACTAGTGCATAGTTAAAATTAAATCGTAATCATTGTGATTAAATATAGTGATATTTTTGCTTGCTTAATTCATCTGAAGGGTGTATAATTTGGTTAAACAATCAAGCGAACGTTTAATCGAATGAAGATGGAGGAATTTATATGGATGCTAATGTTCATAACGAAAATAATCACGCTTGTCACAACCATAATCATGATCACAACCATGACCATGATCACAACCATGACCATGATCACAACCATGACCATGATCACAACCATGACCATAATCACGGTTCTACGCCAATCATGGCTTATTTCACTGGATTGATTTTGGCCATTATTGCTTTGTTATTAGATGATAATTATTTACTGATTAA
This window of the Fundicoccus culcitae genome carries:
- a CDS encoding YwaF family protein, coding for MEDYITLFSIEHWIYILILVFFAIILFRLNRKIKQYRHWLTPTILVVSIAQQILLYGTYFFTGNFTLGDSLPLHISRINTILGIIFLITKNRTLFPLIYYYSGFAWMSFALPTEIQHITHPLGISFITNHVITLLLPYYAMFAYDMKLQKKDKYMAIFWLSIYVLFVYFLNPLIDGNYFYLVRKPVFPNTPDIIYVPASILVSYLMFCLLEKLYLWLQKIFYT